From one Bos javanicus breed banteng chromosome 15, ARS-OSU_banteng_1.0, whole genome shotgun sequence genomic stretch:
- the LOC133261267 gene encoding olfactory receptor 52B6 translates to MAQVRSLQKIMAFLSANNTAAVNNSDTRLAGCFLLGIPGLEDLHIWLSIPFCTMYVAALAGNSILICVILSQPSLHEPMYIFLSMLASTDVLLSTSTMPKALANFWLSSTHISFDGCLTQMFFIHFLFVAESAVLLAMAFDRYVAICSPLRYATILTSTTIGKIVAATLARSFIIMFPSIFLLKRLHYCRVNIIAHTFCEHMGIARLSCSDISINVWYGLAAALLSTGLDIILIAVSYIHILRAVFHLSSQDARSKALSTCGSHICVILLFYIPALFSVFAYRFWGRHIPRYVHILLANLYVVIPPMLNPIIYGVRTKQILEGAKQLFSYLIKESK, encoded by the coding sequence ATGGCACAGGTGAGATCTCTGCAGAAAATTATGGCCTTTTTGTCTGCTAACAACACAGCTGCTGTGAACAACTCTGATACTCGCCTGGCGGGCTGCTTCCTTCTTGGCATCCCTGGGCTGGAGGACCTACACATCTGGCTCTCAATCCCCTTCTGCACCATGTATGTAGCTGCCCTGGCAGGCAACAGCATTTTAATTTGTGTCATCCTCTCCCAGCCAAGCCTGCATGAGCCCATGTACATATTCCTGTCCATGTTGGCCAGTACTGATGTCTTACTCTCCACATCCACCATGCCCAAAGCCCTGGCCAACTTCTGGCTAAGTTCTACCCACATTTCCTTTGATGGCTGCCTAACCCAGATGTTCTTCATCCacttcctttttgtggctgagtctGCAGTCCTCCTGGCCATGGCctttgaccgctatgtggccatctgctcCCCTTTGAGATATGCCACAATCCTCACCAGCACAACCATTGGGAAGATCGTGGCTGCCACACTGGCCCGCAGCTTCATCATCATGTTTCCATCTATCTTTCTCCTCAAGCGCCTGCACTACTGCCGGGTCAATATCATTGCGCACACATTTTGTGAGCACATGGGCATTGCCCGTCTGTCCTGTTCTGATATCTCCATCAACGTCTGGTATGGCTTGGCAGCTGCTCTGCTCTCCACTGGCCTGGACATCATCCTTATTGCTGTTTCCTACATTCACATCCTCCGAGCTGTCTTCCACCTCTCCTCTCAAGATGCCCGGTCCAAAGCCCTGAGCACTTGTGGCTCCCACATCTGCGTCATCTTACTCTTCTACATCCCTGCACTCTTTTCTGTCTTTGCCTATAGGTTTTGGGGGAGACACATCCCACGCTATGTTCATATCCTCCTGGCTAATCTCTATGTGGTCATCCCACCTATGCTCAATCCCATTATTTATGGAGTGAGGACCAAGCAGATATTGGAAGGGGCTAAACAGCTGTTTTCATATCTTATCAAAGAATCTAAATAA